The window gtgtgtgttcttgtgtgcctttttaaggtattcttctctttaaatcgtttaccacaaactgaacacgaaaatggtttttcaccagtgtgggttcttgtgtgcgtttttaagtgtcccttctctgtaaatcttttaccacaaactgaacacgaaaatgtattttcacctgtgtgtattcttgcatgactatttaagtgtcccttctgtgtgaatctttgaccacaaactgaacacgaaaatggtttttcaacagtgtgggttcttgtgtgctttttaaaggttcccttctctgtaaatcttttaccacaaactgaacacgaaaatggtttttcaccagtgtgtgttcttgcatgactatttaagtgtcccttctgtgtgaatctttgaccacaaactgaacacgaaaatgtattttcacctgtgtgtattcttgcatgactatttaagtgtcccttctgtgtgaatctttgaccacaaactgaacacgaaaatggtttttcaccagtgtgggttcttgtgtgcttttttaaggttcccttctctgtaaatcttttaccacaaactgaacacgaaaatggtttttcaccagtgtgtgttcttgcatgaatatttaagtttctcttgtgtgtaaatgttttaccacaaactgtacatgataagggtttctccccagtgtggctcctcatatgtgctttcaaagtagactttttcccaaaggtttttccacactgagagcatttccagagtttgccgtccttaagaccttcattgtcataaagcaagtcttcggtatctgataacggagcaattaaattgtctgcttgcccttctgctgagctgccgttcggagtctccgcccctctgccggccacgcccagatcatcttcactcttgaaaggctcaccagttgacacggtgacatcttcttcctcctttttgatttgctgttgagggaactctggctcctcctctttaaattggggtaacgttaaggtgtatgcaggctccgcccctctgctggtcacgcccagatcctcttccctcttcaggttttcaccaagtgaccaggtgacatcattttcctccttcttgattggaagtcgcacgtctctcatttgttgttgagggaactctggctcctcctctttaatttggggtaatgttaaggtgtgtgcaggctccgcccctctgctggtcacgcccagatcctcttccctcttcaggaattcaccaagtgaccaggtgacatcatcttcctccttcttgattggaagtcgctcgtctctcatttgttgttgagagaactctggctcctccccttttatttgggggagctcaagttcctttttaaggccaacagactctttcccatcaggaccaagatattctctgaaacctgcaaagacacgaaaataaatgatatgtttcataatctgtctatctaacgagaagtcatttaggttagactgggaatgtaaagtcttatacttatattggcgacggttaggctcgtaacatgacattaacttgaaatttaactgaaatcaactcaaatgactatacacacccacacatattcgaccacatggaaccatctcaataagcttgtatctccaatttgtctcatatctcaaggaaaaaaaatgcttggaatttagctcgtttctcaaatttcccgtaaattgggacactcgtatgtcaaggtattcctgaaatacgctggctgccacagcaaatgtttaattaacaaggaataagtatagcactcgcgggtgacccgcattgtaatcaacagtttgagggaaaaaagagttcaccttcaaaattaaagtacaattaagagcacacctacacatttcaatgtttaaaaatgttttcttttattaaacccaaaggattctttaatctcatctcattttctgaacctctttatcctcatccgagtcggggggggggggggtgctggagcctatcccagctgacttagggccagaggcaggggggcaccctgaattgttggccagccaatcgcagggcacaacaagacagacaaacattcacgctcacactcatacctaggagcaatttagtgtccaatcagcctaccatgtctttagaatgtgggagaaagccggagtacccggagaaaagggaggatagatgaaggacgttgggcggcgatctgcctcctgctggctgactaggtaagtaaggaagacagtgggaggtaagtgatccattttattctttgttggcatcggtgaggcaatccttcgcagtcgccgggagctggttgcgctcgggaggtgatgcgatgtatccatcacggcagaatgccagcaagtctgaactcttgcctgagaaaagtgcacttcgtggagaagcaccttcaatttcgtcatacgcagctgggtatgatgacaattaggtttttgtctagtcaatgatgacgacaagcctaagtctgattttattttattttttaaaacccacacatgtcaaaataaaaaggtactttttttaaaaaacacacatatatatagtatatatacacacacacacacataaatatatatatatatatatatacatatatatatatatatatatatatatatatatatataaacataaatcacttatatatatataagtgatttatgtttaatttaattaaaacctgcgcaatcatttttttgcacaaatcaCATGTCAGAAcgtttgaagaataattatttcctatttccgactctcttacatttataaatcgaaggaagtgacgctaccaccgcgcatgcgcagttttcgccaccaaacttaacctatgggtccccgtcgtgtctagcataagctactttatgaccttaaatatcagccaaaatcattttcaagacctcgttgaagctttgcgggctactttagctcagcctgttagcatatatcaaaggaacaactcttcaagtcgtcgaagaactttgaagctttgcgccctctttaacttagcctagctagcagctatcaatggcgtctccatcagaatttacgtgtgggaaaagagcagcaacgttccacgaggaaaactcgatattttgcaaaataatgcatgcaaaagttgtccttcacagactagaaggtgggtccatttttatatctatatatttcctaaaccattaaggcttaatgctaattgtagaagtgctatatctgtgcaatgcaattgcaaattcaagtacagtaatccctcagcatttcactacatcgcggattttttatggggaaaatgttttttatttttttaattatttttcaagcggaagcaactcccatgtcttccgcttgctacaaggactcaacactgaagatttttataatttttttaagttcttaaaaatgtgaaaagcggcccagaggagcgagtggttagcgcgtcggcctcacagctctggggtcctgggttcaaatccaggtcaagtccacctttgtggagttttcatgttctccccaggcctgcgtgggtttcctccaggtactccggtttcctcccacactccatagacatgcatagactttgcatagtaaggctttttttaataataaaaaagaccatgtatagtaaagcattagtttctttaaaaatgaccatttatagaaaggctttttttcaatttttttacctttttattttgacgcgtgtgggttttctccgggtactccggcttcctcccacattctaaagacatggtaggctgattggacactctaaattgctcctaggtatgagtgtgaatggttgtctgtcttgttgtgccctgcgattggctggccaacaattcagggtgcccccctgcctctggccctaagtcagctgggataggctccagcacccccccgactctgatgaggataaagcggttcagaaaatgagatgagattaaagaatcctttgggtttaataaaacaaaacatttttaaacattgaaatgtgtaggtgtgctcttaattgtactttaattttgaaggtgaactctgttttcctcaaactgttgattacaatgtgggtcacccgcaagtgctttaattattccttattaatagaacatttgctgtggcagccagcatattacaggaataccttgacatacgagtgtcccaatttacgggaaatttgagaaacgagctaaattccgagctttttttttccttgagatatgagacaaattggagatacaagcttattgagatggttccatgtggtcgaatatgtgtgggtgtgtatagtcatttgagttgatttcagttaaatttcaagttaatgtcatgttacgagcctaaccaccgccgatataagtataagactttacattcccagtctaacctaaaggacttctcgttagatagacagattatgatacatatcatttattttcgtgtctttgcaggtttcagagaatatcttggtcctgatgggaaagagtctgctggccttaaaaaggaactcaaGCTCCCCCAAAtcgaaggggaggagccagagttctctcaacaacaaatgagagtcgagcgacttccaatcaagaaggaggaagatgatgtcacctggtcacttggtgaattcctgaagagggaagaggatctgggcgtgaccagcagaggggcggagcctgcacacaccttaaccttaccccaaattaaagaggaggagccagagttccctcaacaacaaatgagagacgagcgacttccaatcaaggaggaagatgatgtcacctggtcacttggtgaattcctgaagagagaagaggatctgggcgtgaccagcagaggggcagagcctgcacacaccttaacattaacccaaattaaagaggaggagccagagttccctcaacagcaaatcaaaaaggaggaagaagatgtcaccgtttcaactggtgagcctttcaagagtgaagatgatctgggcgtggccgggagaggggcggagactcctaACGGcacctcagcagaagggcaagcagacaatttaattgctccgttatcagaaagcgaagacttgctttatgacaatgaaggtcttaaggacggcaaactctggaaatgctctcagtgtggaaaaatctttgggaaaaagtctactttgaaaagacatatgaggagccacaccggGGTGAAACCCTTATGTACAATGtgttgtaaaacatttacacacaagggaaacttaaatagtcatgcaagaacacacacaggtgaaaatacattttcgtgttcagtttgcggtaaagccttttctcataagcaagttttacaaatacacacaagaacccacactggtgaaaaaccattctcgtgttcagtttgtggtcaaggattcacagacaagggaaacttaaaaaggcacataagaacccacacaggtgaaaaaccatttgcgtgttcagtttgtggtcaaacattcacacagaagacacacttaaatagtcatgcaagaacacacactggtgaaaaaccattttcgtgttcagtttgcggtaaagccttttctgataagcaagttttacaaatacacacaagaacccacactggtgaaaaaccatttgcgtgttcagtttgtggtcaaacattcacacagaagggaagcttaaatagtcatgcaagaacacacacaggtgaaaatacattttcgtgttcagtttgcggtaaaagatttacagagaaaggaagcttaaaaatacacacaagaacccacgctggtgaaaaaccattttcgtgttcagtttgcggtaaagccttttctcataagcaagttttacaaatCCACTTaacaacccacactggtgaaaaaccattctcgtgttcagtttgtggtcaaagattcacacggaaggatcacttaattagtcatgcaagaacacacacaggtgaaaaaccattttcatgttcagtttgtggtcaaagatttacgaagaagggaaacttaaaaacgcacacaagaacccacactggtgaaaaacaattttcgtgttcagtttgcggtaaagccttttctctacagcatcacttaaaaatacacacaagaacacacactggtgaaaaaccattctcgtgttcagtttgtggtcaaggattcacagacaagggaaacttaaaaaggcacacaagaacccacactggtgaaaaaccattttcgtgttcactttgtggtcaaacattcacacagaagacacacttaaatagtcatgcaagaacacacacaggtgaaaaaccattttcttgtttagtttgtggtcaaacattcacacagaagggaagcttaaatagtcatgcaagaacacacacaggtgaaaaaccattttcgtgttcagtttgtggtcaaacattcacacagaagggaagcttaaatagtcatgcaagaacacacacaggtgaaaatacattttcgtgttcagtttgcggtaaaagatttacagagaaaggaagcttaaaaatacacacaagaacccacactggtgaaaaaccattttcgtgttcagtttgcggtaaagccttttctgatgagcaagttttacaaatacacacaagaacccacactggtgaaaaaccattctcgtgttcagtttgtggtcaaggattcacagaaaagggaaacttaaaaaggcacacaagaacacacacaggtgaaaaaccattttcgtgttcagtttgtggttaaagatttaaagagagaaagcttaaaaatacacacaagaatccacactggtgaaaaaccattttcgtgttcagtttgttgtcaaagatttacagtgaagggaaacttaaaaatacacacaagaatccacaatGGTGAAAAAacagggaagcttaattagtcatgcaagaacacacacagtttaaaagtcattcttgtgtgcagtttgcggtaaaacatttacagataagggaacgataaaaacccacataagaacccacactggtgaaaaaacaatttcctgctcagtttgttcgaacattttcccaaaggagaagcttaaaagaacacttattaacccacacatgagaacaatgttttcctgctcagtctgtggccacagctacaacagcccaattaaaaagctacacaattcaaaacccttttccaggtgcagttaatgttccaacattttcacagaagggaacctgaaaagaagacttaacaacccgcagtggcgaaaagccctttctttgctcaatttttggttcaacacgttggttaaaaatacttaataatacataatactaagtttgttgccaatgatttattcataagacttaaaagacacaaatgtgtgtgtgtatgttatctattaattggcaaaaatgatgagaatccctcgtgtcatttttgaatcatgttgatataattagtctgctgtgaatttgtgtctgtttgaaaaagagaaaaacaagtcaaatgttttatttcatttaatcttcagaattttctattagctttgtaaactacattcttttccttttgtaactataagaacttactttgggttcattttggagtagttttccattttatatttatccaaacggatttgatctgtatgtaaatagacctggcagttggtatatgaagtcaaatttgaattgttttttttaaattttattttaatgttgaacaaacggataatacataatattcttatgtataatcattagtatgaaaaaaatattgatggcttgaaacttatcgttgtgattgtacattgctttcacctgtggtcgcctcccctgtgtgtcacccacctgttttccatgtctcgttaacccatggcttgctgcttcctgtggctttttgttcattttaattttggggggtgtaattttttatttttggctcatgttttcagtttgctctttgtgttttgaattaaaactctttatgtataccgtaatgattgtattgactcactacgagtgatgggtttatcagcatcacttgtcgtttccttacagtgacccactgcttcgcagaatacGTACACCTGGTGGGcgttaaaaatcactgcaggaaactacaaaaagcccaagggtgcattaacgccaactcgatgtcatgtgggccggactattttagatataatatatatatatatatatgtatatgtgtgtatatatatgtgtatatatgtatatatatgtgtatatatatatatatatatatatatatatatatatatatatatatatatatatatatgtatatatatgtatatatatgtatatatgtatgtatatatatatatgtatatatgtatgtatatatatatatgtatatatgtgtatatatatgttgtatatgtgtatatgtgtatgtatatatatgtatgtatatatatgtatgtatatatatgtatgtatatatatgtatgtatatatatgtatgtatatatatgtatgtatatgtatgtatatgtatgtatatgtatgtatatgtatgtatatgtatgtatatgtatgtatatgtatgtatatgtatgtatatgtatgtatgtatatgtatgtatatgtatgtatatgtatgtatatgtatgtatatgtgtatatgtatatatgtatatatgtatgtatatatatgtatgtatatatatgtatgtatatatatgtatatatgtatatatgtatatatgtatatatgtatatatatgtatatgtgtatatatatgtatatatatgtatatatgtatatatatgtatatatgtgtatatatgtatatatgtatatatacgtgtatatacgtgtgtatacacgtgtgtatacacgtgtgtatacacgtgtgtatacatgtgtatacgtgtgtatacgtgtgtatacgtgtgtatacgtgtgtatacatgtgtatacatgtgtatacatgtgtatacatgtgtatacatgtgtatacatgtgtatacatgtgtatacatgtgtatacatgtgtatacatgtgtatacatgtgtatacatgtgtatacatgtgtatacatgtgtatacatgtgtatacatgtgtatacatgtgtatacatgtgtatacatgtgtatacatgtgtatacatgtgtatacatgtgtataca is drawn from Stigmatopora argus isolate UIUO_Sarg chromosome 20, RoL_Sarg_1.0, whole genome shotgun sequence and contains these coding sequences:
- the LOC144065591 gene encoding uncharacterized protein LOC144065591 — encoded protein: MRDERLPIKKEEDDVTWSLGEFLKREEDLGVTSRGAEPAHTLTLPQIKEEEPEFPQQQMRDVRLPIKKEENDVTWSLGENLKREEDLGVTSRGAEPAYTLTLPQFKEEEPEFPQQQIKKEEEDVTVSTGEPFKSEDDLGVAGRGAETPNGSSAEGQADNLIAPLSDTEDLLYDNEGLKDGKLWKCSQCGKTFGKKSTLKAHMRSHTGEKPLSCTVCGKTFTHKRNLNIHARTHTGEKPFSCSVCGKRFTEKGTLKKHTRTHTGEKPFSCSVCGQRFTQKGHLNSHARIHTGENTFSCSVCGQRFTQKGHLNSHARTHTGEKPFSCSVCGKRFTEKGTFKKHTRTHTVEKPFSCSVCGQRFTQKGHLNSHARIHTGENTFSCSVCGKRFTEKGHLKTHTRTHTGEKPFSCSVCGKRFKEKNTLKRHTRTHTGEKPFSCSVCGQRFTHKQNLKRHTRTHTGENPFSCSVCGQRFTQKGNLKTHTRTHTGVKPF
- the LOC144065511 gene encoding uncharacterized protein LOC144065511 isoform X2, producing MASPSEFTCGKRAATFHEENSIFCKIMHAKVVLHRLEGFREYLGPDGKESAGLKKELKLPQIEGEEPEFSQQQMRVERLPIKKEEDDVTWSLGEFLKREEDLGVTSRGAEPAHTLTLPQIKEEEPEFPQQQMRDERLPIKEEDDVTWSLGEFLKREEDLGVTSRGAEPAHTLTLTQIKEEEPEFPQQQIKKEEEDVTVSTGEPFKSEDDLGVAGRGAETPNGTSAEGQADNLIAPLSESEDLLYDNEGLKDGKLWKCSQCGKIFGKKSTLKRHMRSHTGVKPLCTMCCKTFTHKGNLNSHARTHTGENTFSCSVCGKAFSHKQVLQIHTRTHTGEKPFSCSVCGQGFTDKGNLKRHIRTHTGEKPFACSVCGQTFTQKTHLNSHARTHTGEKPFSCSVCGKAFSDKQVLQIHTRTHTGEKPFACSVCGQTFTQKGSLNSHARTHTGENTFSCSVCGKRFTEKGSLKIHTRTHAGEKPFSCSVCGKAFSHKQVLQIHLTTHTGEKPFSCSVCGQRFTRKDHLISHARTHTGEKPFSCSVCGQRFTKKGNLKTHTRTHTGEKQFSCSVCGKAFSLQHHLKIHTRTHTGEKPFSCSVCGQGFTDKGNLKRHTRTHTGEKPFSCSLCGQTFTQKTHLNSHARTHTGEKPFSCLVCGQTFTQKGSLNSHARTHTGEKPFSCSVCGQTFTQKGSLNSHARTHTGENTFSCSVCGKRFTEKGSLKIHTRTHTGEKPFSCSVCGKAFSDEQVLQIHTRTHTGEKPFSCSVCGQGFTEKGNLKRHTRTHTGEKPFSCSVCG
- the LOC144065511 gene encoding uncharacterized protein LOC144065511 isoform X1, which encodes MARTTQTAENFQGGLCGVTLEPSYHSTLGKIMHARVVLHRLEGFREYLGPDGKESAGLKKELKLPQIEGEEPEFSQQQMRVERLPIKKEEDDVTWSLGEFLKREEDLGVTSRGAEPAHTLTLPQIKEEEPEFPQQQMRDERLPIKEEDDVTWSLGEFLKREEDLGVTSRGAEPAHTLTLTQIKEEEPEFPQQQIKKEEEDVTVSTGEPFKSEDDLGVAGRGAETPNGTSAEGQADNLIAPLSESEDLLYDNEGLKDGKLWKCSQCGKIFGKKSTLKRHMRSHTGVKPLCTMCCKTFTHKGNLNSHARTHTGENTFSCSVCGKAFSHKQVLQIHTRTHTGEKPFSCSVCGQGFTDKGNLKRHIRTHTGEKPFACSVCGQTFTQKTHLNSHARTHTGEKPFSCSVCGKAFSDKQVLQIHTRTHTGEKPFACSVCGQTFTQKGSLNSHARTHTGENTFSCSVCGKRFTEKGSLKIHTRTHAGEKPFSCSVCGKAFSHKQVLQIHLTTHTGEKPFSCSVCGQRFTRKDHLISHARTHTGEKPFSCSVCGQRFTKKGNLKTHTRTHTGEKQFSCSVCGKAFSLQHHLKIHTRTHTGEKPFSCSVCGQGFTDKGNLKRHTRTHTGEKPFSCSLCGQTFTQKTHLNSHARTHTGEKPFSCLVCGQTFTQKGSLNSHARTHTGEKPFSCSVCGQTFTQKGSLNSHARTHTGENTFSCSVCGKRFTEKGSLKIHTRTHTGEKPFSCSVCGKAFSDEQVLQIHTRTHTGEKPFSCSVCGQGFTEKGNLKRHTRTHTGEKPFSCSVCG